The Diadema setosum chromosome 4, eeDiaSeto1, whole genome shotgun sequence genome window below encodes:
- the LOC140227678 gene encoding protein unc-93 homolog A-like, which produces MSHSPRPDDIHLDDRVVLTEESQNINGDVSETTMANDEHSSLLGCDRPSKFGKSFRTLPNSTNSPPCLQLFSPLRYWKNLIVVSVAFMLIMSAFGALANLQSSLNYSSGLGVTSLFALYVALILSSFVTPLIVWLLSVKWTLVVCCFFYVVYTATNFYPVVYTLIPAAVLLGIAASPLWAAASTYMTTSAIQQAHETGDVPETIINRFNGIFFCFFQSAQVWGNLISSLVLHDTSSALTMDHCGRDSCGSNINFTIPAGGGEVADKQVSVLLSIYIGIGLLAVAILTFLLDKLPRTSNQDNGDPRSHVCDHLTSTTHLMKSPFLSLLIPIMIYNGAEQAFIGADFTKAFVSCTQGPGMVGYVMIGFGAADALASVVFGQLEKYTGRIAIFMFGGILHLALMIVFEVWNPHTSAMWQLILLSMGWGIGDAALQTQLQSIIGVLFPDAQEPAFANYRLWESLGFAVTYALTIPHVICVSAELYGLMAFLSISLVCYVFEEYALLRPCHH; this is translated from the exons ATGTCGCACAGTCCAAGACCAGATGACATTCATCTAGACGATCGTGTTGTGTTGACAGAAGAATCACAAAACATCAACGGCGATGTCTCGGAGACCACGATGGCCAACGATGAACATTCGTCACTGCTGGGATGCGACAGACCGTCAAAATTTGGCAAGTCGTTTAGGACGTTGCCAAATTCAACCAACAGCCCTCCTTGCCTGCAATTATTTAGTCCACTACGATACTGGAAAAACTTAATAGTTGTCTCCGTTGCATTTATGCTAATAATGAGTGCCTTCGGCGCTCTGGCAAATTTACAAAGTAGTCTCAACTACAGTTCTGGGCTTGGGGTGACGTCTCTCTTTGCGCTGTATGTTGCACTCATCCTATCAAGTTTCGTAACACCATTGATTGTGTGGCTTTTAAGTGTAAAGTGGACACTTGTGGTTTGCTGTTTCTTCTACGTCGTGTATACAGCGACAAATTTCTACCCAGTGGTGTACACACTCATTCCTGCTGCAGTTTTACTAGGTATCGCTGCGTCGCCACTTTGGGCCGCAGCGAGTACGTACATGACGACATCAGCCATCCAACAAGCTCACGAGACAGGTGATGTTCCCGAAACCATCATAAATCGCTTTAACGGgatcttcttctgcttctttcaGTCAGCTCAGGTGTGGGGTAACCTCATCTCTTCACTTGTCCTTCATGATACGTCGTCTGCCCTTACTATGGATCACTGTGGTCGCGACAGCTGCGGCAGCAACATCAATTTCACCATTCCTGCAGGAGGAGGGGAGGTGGCCGACAAACAGGTGTCCGTTCTCCTCTCCATCTACATAGGAATCGGTCTCCTAGCAGTGGCTATCTTGACTTTCCTCCTGGACAAACTTCCACGGACGAGTAACCAGGATAACGGGGACCCGAGGAGCCACGTGTGTGATCACCTGACATCTACAACGCATCTCATGAAATCTCCATTCTTGTCGCTCCTTATTCCCATCATGATCTATAACGGAGCTGAACAAGCTTTCATTGGGGCAGATTTCACAAAG GCATTCGTGAGCTGCACGCAAGGACCAGGGATGGTTGGTTACGTAATGATCGGTTTTGGAGCGGCTGACGCTCTTGCTTCGGTCGTCTTCGGACAACTGGAGAAGTACACTGGTCGCATTGCCATCTTTATGTTCGGAGGCATCCTCCACCTGGCTCTGATGATCGTCTTTGAGGTGTGGAACCCGCACACCTCGGCCATGTGGCAGCTGATCTTGCTGTCGATGGGATGGGGAATCGGAGACGCCGCCTTGCAAACTCAGTTACAAT CAATTATTGGAGTGCTGTTTCCCGATGCACAGGAGCCGGCGTTTGCCAACTACCGTCTCTGGGAGTCCCTTGGTTTCGCAGTGACGTACGCCCTTACCATTCCACACGTTATATGCGTCTCAGCGGAACTCTATGGCCTGATGGCGTTTTTGTCAATTTCGCTCGTTTGCTACGTCTTCGAGGAATACGCCCTCTTGCGGCCTTGCCATCATTGA
- the LOC140227679 gene encoding protein unc-93 homolog A-like gives MSCSPRPDDINLDNRATLSQESQNINGDVAESTMANDEESSLLGCGGQSKFGKSFGTTSNSPNSPPTLPLFTPLQYWKNLIVVSVAFMLIMSAFDALANLQSTLNSSSGLGVASLFALYVGLTISSFVTPLIVWLLSVKRTLVVCCFFYALYTATNFYPEVYTLIPAAGLLGIAAAPFWAAANTYVTTSAIQLADVTGDVSETVINRFNGVFFCFCRSAQVWGNLISSLVLHDTSTAVTGDHCGRDSCGQRNSFDIIIPKGGGHVPDKQVFGLLSIYIGIGLLAVAILTFLLDRLPRMSNQDNGALRIQVCDHLTSTFRLMRCPYLLLLIPIIIYSGAEQAFISADFTQSFVSCTQGPGMVGYVMIGYGGANALASVIFGQLEEYTCRIAIFMFGGLLHLALMIVFQVWNPLTSAVWQLILMAVGWGVGDSVLRTQINSILGVLFSDAQEPAFANLRLWKSLGFAVTYAITIPHVICVTAEIYGLMALLTFSLVCYIFMEYALLRLSRR, from the exons ATGTCGTGCAGTCCCAGGCCAGATGACATTAATCTAGACAATCGTGCTACATTGTCACAAGAGTCGCAAAACATCAACGGCGATGTCGCGGAGTCCACTATGGCCAACGATGAAGAGTCGTCGCTGCTGGGTTGCGGCGGACAGTCAAAGTTTGGCAAGTCGTTTGGAACAACGTCAAATTCACCAAACAGCCCTCCCACCCTTCCACTCTTTACTCCACTGCAATACTGGAAAAACCTAATAGTTGTCTCCGTTGCATTCATGCTAATAATGAGTGCCTTCGACGCTCTGGCAAATTTACAAAGTACTCTCAACTCTAGTTCTGGGCTGGGCGTGGCGTCACTCTTTGCTCTGTACGTTGGACTTACCATATCGAGTTTCGTAACGCCATTGATTGTGTGGCTTTTAAGTGTAAAGCGGACGCTTGTGGTTTGCTGTTTCTTCTACGCCTTGTATACAGCGACCAATTTCTACCCAGAGGTGTACACACTCATTCCTGCCGCAGGGTTACTGGGTATTGCCGCAGCGCCGTTTTGGGCGGCAGCGAATACGTACGTAACGACATCAGCCATCCAACTAGCCGATGTAACGGGTGACGTTTCCGAAACCGTTATTAATCGCTTCAATGgcgtttttttctgtttctgtcgGTCAGCTCAGGTATGGGGCAACCTCATCTCTTCACTTGTCCTCCATGATACGTCGACTGCTGTAACGGGGGATCACTGTGGGCGTGACAGCTGCGGTCAACGTAACAGTTTTGATATTATCATTCCAAAAGGGGGAGGACATGTTCCAGACAAACAGGTGTTCGGTCTCCTCTCCATCTACATTGGAATCGGTCTCCTTGCAGTGGCTATCTTGACTTTCCTCCTGGACAGACTCCCACGGATGAGTAACCAGGATAACGGGGCCCTGAGGATTCAAGTGTGTGATCACCTGACATCTACATTTCGTCTCATGAGGTGTCCGTACTTGTTGCTTCTTATTCCGATCATAATCTATTCTGGCGCTGAGCAAGCTTTCATTAGTGCAGATTTCACACAG TCGTTCGTGAGCTGTACACAGGGGCCAGGGATGGTTGGCTACGTTATGATCGGGTACGGCGGGGCCAACGCTCTTGCTTCGGTCATCTTCGGACAGCTAGAAGAGTACACTTGTCGCATTGCTATCTTTATGTTCGGCGGCCTTCTCCACTTGGCTCTGATGATCGTCTTTCAGGTGTGGAATCCGCTCACCTCGGCCGTGTGGCAGCTAATCTTGATGGCAGTTGGGTGGGGAGTAGGAGATTCCGTCTTGCGAACTCAAATAAACT CAATTCTTGGAGTGCTCTTCTCCGATGCACAGGAGCCGGCGTTTGCAAACCTTCGTCTCTGGAAGTCCCTTGGTTTCGCAGTGACGTACGCCATCACCATTCCACACGTTATCTGCGTCACAGCCGAAATTTACGGCCTGATGGCGTTGTTGACATTTTCACTTGTTTGTTACATCTTCATGGAGTACGCCCTCTTGCGGCTCTCCCGTCGTTGA